A window of Vigna unguiculata cultivar IT97K-499-35 chromosome 4, ASM411807v1, whole genome shotgun sequence contains these coding sequences:
- the LOC114180676 gene encoding protein FAR1-RELATED SEQUENCE 5-like, translating to MNDEASVHINKSFQSLVCDVGGFENLPFVEHDVRNYTRRQRRALGKEGDGQALMAHFSHMRQMNNNFYFEIDFDDNNRISNVFWADARSRAACEEFGDVVSFDTPYLTNKYDMPFAPVVGVNHHGQSILLGCALLSAKDTSTFVCLFNCWRRCMSDKSPDGILTDQCKAMQNAIDIVFPNTRHRWCLWHTMKKILEKLQGYTYYKTIKTKLKTLVYESLNVHQFESGWQQLMNDHDLDNNDWLVTLYEERKRWVPCYLKGIFWAGMSTTQRSEGLNAFFDRFINSTTTLQQFVVQYENVLRHKAEKECEADFASLNTTIHVPPSPLLNDNISKPTHIPSLQKYKWNSARR from the coding sequence ATGAATGATGAAGCAAGTGTGCACATTAACAAAAGCTTCCAATCACTGGTTTGTGATGTTGGCGGATTTGAGAACCTTCCTTTTGTCGAGCATGACGTCAGAAATTATACCAGACGACAAAGAAGGGCACTAGGAAAGGAAGGAGACGGCCAAGCATTGATGGCACACTTCTCTCACATGAGACAAATGAACAACAACTTCTACTTTGAAATTGACTTCGATGATAACAATAGAATATCAAATGTCTTTTGGGCTGATGCACGTAGTAGGGCAGCATGCGAGGAATTTGGAGATGTTGTCTCCTTTGACACACCATATCTAACCAACAAATATGATATGCCATTTGCACCAGTTGTTGGAGTCAATCACCATGGTCAGTCTATATTATTAGGATGCGCGTTGTTGTCAGCTAAAGATACATCGACTTTTGTGTGTCTTTTTAATTGTTGGCGTAGGTGCATGTCAGATAAGTCACCTGATGGCATTCTAACTGATCAATGCAAGGCCATGCAAAATGCAATTGACATTGTTTTTCCAAATACTCGTCATCGCTGGTGCTTATGGcatacaatgaaaaagattCTTGAAAAGTTACAAGGATATACTTATTACAAAACTATCAAAACCAAGTTGAAGACATTGGTTTACGAGTCCCTAAATGTGCACCAATTTGAGAGCGGGTGGCAACAATTAATGAATGATCATGACTTGGATAACAATGACTGGTTGGTCACACTATACGAAGAGAGAAAACGGTGGGTGCCTTGCTATTTGAAAGGAATTTTTTGGGCTGGTATGTCCACTACACAACGCAGTGAGGGACTCAATGCCTTCTTTGATAGATTTATCAATTCAACAACAACATTACAACAGTTTGTAGTACAATACGAAAATGTGCTACGACACAAAGCTGAAAAGGAATGTGAGGCGGACTTTGCTTCTTTGAACACTACAATCCATGTGCCACCTAGTCCCTTATTGAACGACAATATTAGCAAGCCTACACACATTCCAAGTTTGCAGAAATACAAATGGAATTCCGCACGAAGATGA